TGGATACAAACAGAGAGGGAAGGTGGGTATTTCCGGTGTTTACATTCACTTTGCAATCATATATGTCTTTTAATAAGTTTAGGTGCATTCTGACCCGTACTCTAAACTTCTGTAATTTAGTTTCTATGTTTCTAACTAGGCATCCTTTGAACTTCTCAAGAGGACATTTCATGTCCCCAACTAATTGATCGATAAAGTCCCAACTAATCCTTTCTTTACCAACTCAATGGTTGCATAAATTGAAATTCCTGATCAGCCTTATATGCTAAACCTCATCTGCAGTCCTCTGTAGCCCCCATCACTTTGTCTTCTATTAGTTTCTCTTGGTGGTTTTGGTTATAATTTACAATCTCTGTTCATCACTGGCAGGCTGCTGAAGAAGCTGTGAATGTTTTCTACCATTACACCTATGAGGGAAGTGTAGACATAGATTCGGTTACAGATCCTTCATTGAAAGCATCCATTCTAGCACAAATTAATCACTTTGGACAGACTCCTAAGCAATTATTCCTCAAACCCCATGTGAAAAGGCGATCTGATAGAAAGTTTCCTCCGCATCCACTCAAGCACAACATGCATCTTGTACCTCATGAAATACGTAAGTGCTCATCTTCCATAACTCAAATTGTTACTTTCCACGACAAGGTTCTTGTGGCTGGAACAAATAGCCTGCTTAAACCCATAACATATACCAAATATGTTTCATGGGGTTTCCCAGACCGTAGCTTGAGATTTATGAGTTATGATCAAGACAGGCTTCTGTCAACACATGAAAATCTTCATGGTGGCAACCAGATACAGTGTGCCAGTGCTAGCCATGATGGTCAGATTTTGGTTACGGGGGCTGATGATGGTTTAGTTTCCGTTTGGAGAATCAATAAGGATGGGCCCCGCAACCTTCGGCGCTTACAATTGGAGAAAGCACTTTGTGCCCACACAGCAAAAATTACATGCCTACACGTCAGCCAGCCTTACATGCTGATTGTAAGTGCATCAGATGACTGTACTGTCATTTTATGGGATCTCAGCTCCTTGGTTTTTGTCAGGCAGCTTCCTCAGTTCCCAGCACCAATTTCTGCCATATACGTAAATGACTTGACTGGGGAGATTGTCACAGCAGCTGGAGTTCTCCTTGCCGTTTGGAGCATTAATGGTGACAGCCTTGCAGTGATCAATACGTCCCAACTTCCATCCGATTCCATTCTATCAGTTACAAGTTGTACATTTTCTGATTGGCTAGACACCAACTGGTACGTAACAGGTCACCAGAGTGGGGCTGTTAAGGTATGGAACATGGTTCACTGCTCTGATGAGGGGAGTTCACGAAGCAAGTCTACCAATAGTGGAGCAGCAGGTTTAGCCCTTGGTTTGAAGGCACTGGAATACAGGTTGGTTCTTCAGAAAGTACTCAAGTTTCATAAGCACCCAGTTACAGCTCTTCACCTCACTACTGACCTGAAGCAGTTGCTGAGTGGGGATTCTGGTGGGCATTTGATATCATGGACATTACCGGATGAGAGCTTGAGAGCTTCATTTAATCATGGGTGACGGTGGAACTTAACAGGAAGCGATAATTCCAGCTCCTGCCTAGTTGGGGCAGCTGTTGATTCCGTTCACCAACCCTATTTTGTGGGTTTTGTGTTTCCATTCTCCTCAAGGAAAGAGTTCATTGTATGCGGAAAAGGGAAAGCAAGACAGCAGGGCTGGCCTGGGAATTGGAAGAGGTAAAAGACGGAATGATACGAGGAAAAAGAAACCTCTCGTAGATGTTGATAAAAATGACAACAAAGTTGAGGCTTACCCTGATACTGAAGCACATAAAGAGGGTGAAGCttctgatttttgaaaaatcaattggaTAGGCTGTGTACAAGGATGGGGGATTTTGGTTTTGCATCACTACATTTGtctacttgttttttttttttctcatttatcttcattttgatGTAAATAGATGAGGTCATTAACAGTGTGTAATGAAAATTGTATAGCAAAAAGGCTTTTTTTCCAGGAGTGGAATGTTCAGTGAGAAGAATATTGAACAAGCGAACgattaaattattttggtaTTCCTTTTGGCTTAAATTCTTTTTGCATCAGTTCAATTGGGCTCCTGCCTCCTTTCTTGGTTgtaaaatctctctctctctctttctctctctatggGCTGGTTGTGTCtatatatctatctatatatatatatatatatatgtacgtCTAACTACACCTACTGACTGTACCGACCCGAAAGGTGGTCGGAACGAGAAGGCTGATGGGCCGATTGATATCAAGTAGGTGTATAGTAGCAAGACACGAAGGCAAGTTAGCAAGTAACTGATTAGCGCAGGTGCAAGTTGAAGCGTGTGTTCTTGACTTGACTGAAAAACCAACGGGAAACCGGATCTTGATATCCGCGAGTAGGAGCCGAAGGAGGGTCCCGGAGACGGAGGGCAGAACcagacaaatatatatatatatatatatatatgaacagTAGCGCAGGATATCAAGAACAAGGCCATTACACTGCCCATGCGCCTTCGCTACTATGTAATGGCCGCGCCAATTCCATCCTTTTATTTGAACTGCCACCCAGTCCTGAAGAAAATCCATCAAAACCCACCTCTCAAAATCTCCAAATTCCCTCTAAAACCCGTTGAAACCCCTTCTCTCAGAGAGATTTGCAAACGTGGGAGCGTCAATGAAGCTTTTCAATCGCTTACCGATCTGTTTGCGAACCAAAGCCCATCTCAGTTTTCTCTGGATGAGGCTTATTCATCAGTTCTCGAGCTCTGTGGAAGCAAGAAAGCTTTGTCAGAAGGACAGCAGGTTCATGCCCATATGATAACCTCTAATGCTTTGTTCAATTCTGTGTTTCTGAGTACTAGGCTTGTGTTTATGTATGGTAAGTGTGGATGTCTTGTGGATGCTGAGAAGGTGTTTGATGGAATGCctcataaaactattttcacaTGGAATGCCATGATTGGTGCTTATGTTACAAACGGAGAACCATTAGGCTCCCTTGAATTGTATCGAGAAATGCGGGTTTCTGGAATTCCTCTTGATGCTTGTACCTTTCCCTGTATTCTTAAAGCATGTGGTCTGCTTAAAGATCGCCGCTGTGGGGCTGAAGTTCATGGTTTAGCAATCAAAGAAGGATATGTTTCAATTGTGTTTGTTGCCAATTCAATAGTGGGTATGTACACAAAGTGCAATGATCTTAATGGGGCAAGGCAGTTGTTTGATAGAATGCCGGAAAAAGAGGATGTTGTATCCTGGAATTCGATGATTTCTGCATATTCTTCAAATGGCCAGTCCATTGAGGCATTGAGACTGTTCGGAGAAATGCAGAAGGCTAGTCTGGCTCCCAACACCTATACTTTTGTTGCTGCTCTTCAAGCCTGTGAAGACTCTTCCTTCATTAAACAAGGTATGTTCATCCATGCCACTGTCCTCAAATCTAGTTACTATATCAATGTTTTCGTGGCCAATGCTTTGATTGCAATGTATGCAAGATTTGGCAAAATGGGTGAAGCTGCAAACATCTTTTATAATATGGATGATTGGGATACTATATCATGGAATTCAATGCTCTCTGGTTTTGTCCAAAATGGTCTTTACCACGAAGCTCTGCAATTCTACCATGAGATGAGGGATGCAGGTCAGAAGCCTGACCTGGTTGCCGTCATAAGCATCATAGCAGCATCTGCTCGATCAGGAAACACACTTCATGGAATGCAAATTCATGCTTACGCAATGAAAAATGGGTTAGACTCAGATTTGCAGGTTGGAAACTCACTTGTAGACATGTATGCAAAATTTTGTTCAATGAAATATATGGATTGTATTTTTGATAAGATGCCTGATAAAGACGTTGTTTCTTGGACAACGATCATTGCTGGCCATGCTCAGAATGGTAGTCACTCAAGAGCCTTAGAATTGTTCAGGGAAGTACAGTTGGAAGGTATTGATCTTGATGTGATGATGATTAGCAGCATCCTGCTGGCTTGCAGTGGGTTGAAACTCATTTCCTCTCTGAAAGAAATTCATAGCTACATCATCAGGAAGGGTTTATCAGACCTCGTGCTGCAGAATGGGATTGTGGATGTATATGGAGAGTGTGGGAATGTAGATTATGCGGCTCGAATGTTTGAACTGATTGAATTTAAAGATGTGGTATCTTGGACTAGCATGATATCTTGTTATGTCCATAATGGACTTGCAAATGAAGCTCTTGAACTTTTCCACCTGATGAAAGAAACTGGGGTTGAACCTGATTCGATTTCACTGGTAAGCATACTCTCTGCAGCTGCTAGTTTGTCTGCattgaagaaaggaaaagagattCATGGTTTTTTGATCAGGAAAGGCTTCGTCTTAGAGGGGTCTCTTGCGAGCACGCTTGTGGACATGTATGCCCGCTGTGGAACTCTGGAGAAATCACGTAATGTGTTCAATTGTATCAGAAATAAAGACTTGGTTCTGTGGACTAGTATGATCAATGCATATGGAATGCATGGCTGTGGTAGGGCAGCCATTGATTTGTTCAGAAGGATGGAGGATGAAAGCATTGCTCCTGATCATATTGCCTTTTTGGCAGTTCTTTACGCGTGCAGCCATTCAGGATTGATGAATGAAGGTAGAAGATTCCTGGAAAGTATGAAATATGAGTATCAATTGGAGCCATGGCCAGAGCATTATGCTTGTCTGGTTGATCTTCTTGGACGGGCAAATCACTTAGAAGAGGCATACCAGTTTGTGAAGGGCATGGAGGTTGAGCCTACTGCTGAGGTCTGGTGCGCTTTGCTTGGGGCTTGCCAGATTCACTCAAACAAAGAATTGGGTGAAATTGCAGCTCAGAAGCTCCTTGAGATGGATCCAGAGAATCCGGGAAATTACGTGCTGGTATCAAATGTGTATGCTGCAGAACGAAGATGGAAAGATGTAGAAGaagtgagaatgagaatgaaagcCAGTGGATTGAAGAAGAATCCTGGATGTAGTTGGATTGAAGTTGGAAACAAGGTCCATACATTCATGGCAAGGGACAAGTCTCATCCACAGTCCTATgagatttattcaaaattatctCAAATCACTGAGAAGTTGGCAAAGGAAGGAGGCTATGTAGCTCAGACCAAGTTTGTTCTTCACAATGCCAAGGAAGAAGAGAAGGTTCAGATGCTTTATGGCCACAGTGAACGGCTGGCGATCGCGTATGGTATGCTCACAACTCCTGAGGGCGCCAGTCTTAGAATCACAAAGAATCTTCGTGTCTGTGGCGATTGCCATAACTTCTGTAAGTTAATCTCAAAATTCTTTGAACGAGAACTTGTCATGAGGGATGCCAACAGATTTCATCATTTCAAGGGTGGGGTTTGTTCATGTGGAGATGTCTGGTGACAATTAAGAATAATGATCAAGATGTTTGTATGACAAAGAACCCCCAAGTTGCAAGAGCTATGGTTTCAGTTGAAGTCGCCCACCCTGCCATACAAAATTAGTGCATGTGGGCAGACCTTGGGGGAAAGGAGCATCTCTCCAAGGAATTTAGTTGGCTTTATGTCCAAGAGGAAGGCTAACTCGATAACTTCAAGTGTCTTGTCTTAGTGCTGCATTGGTGCTATATTCGTGACATTTAGCTTCCTATTCATGCATATAATCTGTTTTTCAACGCAAAGACTTGCTTGGGACTTTGGAATTTGGATTCAACTCCTCGGTTCTTGTTCTTTCTCTTCAAGTGATCTTCAAGTGTTCGACTCTCACAAAGGACAGAGCagttgaaaattgttttatgttgtcTTGTAGCTAAAGAACAAATTCTGCATTCAAGGAAGAAGCTGCCAATGGAATTCAGAAGTAAAAACTCATAAATGAAAAGCCAGAGAGGTAAGTATATGAAACAATACTGGTTCTTGTCAgttcttatattatttaattcaaaCCAGATTACTAGTTGATTCATGATGGCGaactattaaaataaagttttaattttttaacatttgctTAGTTCTAGTGTCTGAATTTtgagactcgggtttttcagaacaaaattttgtttgagaacTTAAATATGAAGAACGGTTTTCTTGATCCATTGTCCTTGTGAAGTTACTAAACatttatgtacaatgcaaaaatttctaacttattttttatgttttgtattatttttcaaaacactacaaaaaacattttgaaagtatcttaaatttatttttgaaaatatccttattttttgaacaaaatttcaaaacaattttcagtatgtgtttttaaaattgaaaaaacaaattctatatcattgaaatttgaaacaagTTAAGCAAGGGTTTGTTTTTGGAAATTGCTGTTGTTCATGTCCTATTATTAGTACTAGTACTCAGACTGGGGTGGCCTGCAAAACATCAAAGggccaaaaaataaaagagaggaaaaagtgaaaagagcaaaataaaacaaaacaatagtTTCAAAGCAAGGACTGCAGTAAGTGAGAGACTGGTAAACtttaaatcccaaatttggactaaaaaataagactgaaaaaaaggaaaaagaaatgaaacttAGGTATAAATAAACTAtatctaaattaaaatatgaacaacTAAGATTAGTAGCTGATCAttacctttatatatatatatatatataaccccTGAGGCATGGAATATAAGCAAattctctgtctctctctctctctctctgtttatGTCTCTTAAAGTCAACCCTGGGAATTGAGAAAAGGTTAAACCAATCCAGAGAGAAGATAATAAATGGGGGTTGCAGCAGAGCTGAGTTCTGTGGCTCTGCTCATTTACCTGGGGTGGGTGGCTCATGGCTGTTTTTGTGGGGGGATGAGTTAATGTTACAATTTTATTAGCATCCCAAGAGTAATGAAAAGGTTTCTCTGTCTTCTTCAAAAGTTTGTACCACAGGATCCTACTCCTAATATATCCGGGGAAAGCATTGGACCACACCCCCTATGACTCTATCACTCTACTCTACTCTACTCCTCCATTCATTTTTGCTGCAAAACCCTGGTCCATGGGGGAGAGGCTTTCCTCAAATTCAACTTTGAACCCCTCCTCCTCTCTCGCAATTACCCGTCTAGATTTGaacttgaatttgaatttgaatttgaatgcCTTCCATTTTTATATGGGTTATTTTATGGCATGGGAATGCAGTAAAAgatagggaaaaagaaaagtgatgTTCAATCACAAATGACCTTGTGGACACATTGTAGTATTGATTCAGTAATATATATTAGGGCCTTAggttacattattttatatttaagttcaattttaatttcattttttttaatattttgatcttatatatttatttgctAATCTAATGATTTACATTTCACCGTATACTTTCAACGGTTTGGATTACATTTTGGATATATTCAATAACCTAGAATTTTGGCCCTAGTCTTATTTATTGGTATctaagtttcattttatttctttacaattttccgaatttaactaaaaatattaatgatttaGATTTAGAGTACAATATGATAGGTATTGGGGGCCTTGGCGTTTTCCTTCCTCTGATATATCACATCACAAACAACATTTTTCTCTATGATGCAATACCCATCAAAGAAATTCTCCACGCAACTATCTACTATGTCCAAATGAAGGGAGGTTGAGAAAAGattgaatgaagaaaaataggCCTATCTGCAGGCAAAATGAGCAGATTCGAAGTTATTGCCCAAAACCAACTTTTACAGGCACACAAGCTGATGAGTAATGATAAAATAACAGAGACAGGGTCTGATCTGCAGGCAGAGGGGAAAAAGCACAGGGAGTAGCCATCCCTCATTGTTCCTTGTCACACTTCTAGGCCCACACTTACCCTTCTTCTCCTTCAGTTTTGATAAGGTAGGGGCACTCCTTTCCTTCTCTTGACACCTGTAACCATTTCATCTCCGACAATAACCATGCAACCCAACCCTCTTGTACTTGTACATGGGAATAAATTTTgccattaattttatttttttatttttttaaaacaatttgaaggTATTTATTTGAAACATTTAACATTATCCTTTGAAGACTGATCAAGCTCACTGACTTTATCTTCATCCATCTCCCTCAAGGCTCTTGAAGAGGTCACTAGGAATGAGTGGTGTTCTGGGCAAtgttttgatttccaaaaaatttgaagagaaagaaaagaaaaaataatttaattatttttatatcataccttaaacttattttatttattttaattttttatataatcccATTAAATTTAGAGTTGGCTTGGAGAGGATTTTTCATTCTTGAAAGGTTAGAAACTCTTTAAATTTCCTCTTAAAATTACACATTTgataaagttttgaaaatacttttaaaaaacacttttaagtgatttttgaattagaatatggtaaatgtttcttttaaaaaatcacttgatGAGAAATACCTTTAAACAAATAGTAAAGAAGCTTTTCCCAGAAAGGGTCCTTATCAGCCCCAATGGCTCTTATAAGAACGAAGTTGAGTTTCTTGTAGTAAGTTGATGGAGAATATTCTAAACAATACCAGTGAGAGAATACAGGTGTACAATGGTTGACAAGCCACCCATTTATTGGTTATGGGATTGGTGGAAATTACTTGGGagatgggattttttttatattttttttaagaatttatttaattgataaGATGTATAGAGTAGCTCTGTTCACAGATGAATTTAGACTAGGGTTCCAACAGGGATGGAATTGGAGGGTATATAGGCAAGTAGGAAGGATGGCAGGTCAAAGAAGTGATTGAAAACTATTGACTCTGTTGTGATCAAACCAATGACTTCTCAACACCTGCCCAATATTGCTCCAACGCCAGTCTGATCTTTGGGCCCTTTTTTATATTCAGTTTTGTCttcactctctctctcattcACGAGCCTCCCCCTCATTtcaaaaagaagaggaagaaaaagagaaaaggaagatTTTGAGTCTTGCAGACCATGACAGCCCATTTAGTTGCAGTGGTGGTGGTCTCGATGGAAGGGAAGAAGCATTAAAATCACTTGGAACATGAATTGACAACTGAAATTGAACCATGCTACAgaagcagagagagagagagcgagggagagagagagagagggggaagGAGAGGGTGTATGGACCATGGATTAATGTATGTAAATGCAGTTTAACATACAATTTCTAAAGTTTTTGTTGTATATTTAGGTATTATTTATTAGGAACTTTATTGGAGGGTATCGTATCATATCTCTCAAAGTCTTCCAAAGTGTTTGAAAACATCGATATTTTAAACATTTGTTCAACACTTGAACCCAATAATTGCAGTCCACACTTCTGCCGAGCATGAACAGTCATTTGCAATATAGTACGGCACTACTTGCTCTGTATCTACTCATCTCCTACCACTACTACTACAACTCTACTATGACTACTAtacctccctctctctctctctctctttcaatgCCTGTCTTTTCTCTCTATGTCCCGTGAGATTTGAGAGCAACCCCCCACACTCCTCTGCCATGCCGCCCTATATTTCCACCACCTGTGACCCTAAGCCCCCGTGTAAATAACTCTATGAGCCTAGATGATACATCTACACCCCTATAGCCTTCTGAGCTGTGTTCACACCACTCactgtctctttctctcttagCTGCCCACATGCTGCTTCCTCTTTATTTCACTGTTTTCCAATGTGGGTTGTGTCTCTTTACGCTTCTCTTTATCAGCTTCTTTCACATCTGTCCCTAAATCTCCTATAAATATCACAATCTCCAGTGGGTTCTCTAAATccaccaccatcatcatcatcatcaacctCTCTCATGTTCTTAGGGTTTCTTTCCTCATACATGgatggttttttttcttcctgAGTTTTCCTTTTCCATTAGGGTTTTCATAtcatcttctctttttctctccttctgtATATTGATCTATATGCAGTTTCACCAAACTGGGCTCTCTAACCTATGATTTGCCTTGTTTTGAGGGTATTGGTACTTTAGAGCGCATTTTTAAGACGAAAGGGTAGTTCTTTAGTTTATCACAATGATTCTGTTCATTTTCTCTTGCAAAAGTTATGCCTCTGAGGCCTTTCTCCTACACGTTGTCTCGCCATGTGAGCACATCTgagtttttcttgtattttctcgCTCCATCTGAGTGCATGAAGACCCTTTTCTTCTGTAACTGAAGGTGCTTTTAGGTTCATCACTCTCATGATGAACAACCATCTAGGGTTTCTCCCTTATCATAACATCATATGCACAAGAAGTTGACCTAATAATCTTTGTCAAGTTGCAACAGAGTCTCCAAGGGAATAAGTGAAGCTGCCAGCATGATCTAGCTTTGGCTAGGGAtacagagaaagagagagatcaGAGCTAACCCTAGCTAGGTCATGCCCTGACAGCCTCACTCCTTCCTTCTTGAGGCCCCAGAAAATTCCAAACATCATTCAATTCTCAAAGCATAACAGGATAAACAAGAACAAGAAAGCAATAGAACAATCACTGTGAGTATATTCCTTGCCCTAAGCTCCTTGCCTAGTCTGtttctaaccttttttttttttttaatatttttactttgtttttgtGTTGCCCATCTAACGGTTTTCCCATGATTGCTATTAATTTCTGCCTACATGAATCTTGGAATCAAATAGTACTGATTCCCCATGTGAAATATATGCCTGTATGTATATGCTTGTATGGAAGCAAGCTGCAGTGCAATGAAAAACCCCAGATGGATTCCTCAGTTTCTTGGTGTTTTCAACCTCTAGGTTTTCATCTCTTGCCGCCACTGTGCTGTTCAGTGATCATCAGCTGCTGGGTAGTACTCTAATGGATTGTTGATGTGTCCAATCCAGAGCACAAACATTGTAACATAACCCTAATGGGTCACTGGATTTCCCTTTATACTCGAAGCATAAAAACATCATTTCTTGTCCTAGATTTGATGATATGGCATGTTTCAACTTTCTC
Above is a genomic segment from Vitis riparia cultivar Riparia Gloire de Montpellier isolate 1030 chromosome 7, EGFV_Vit.rip_1.0, whole genome shotgun sequence containing:
- the LOC117917573 gene encoding pentatricopeptide repeat-containing protein At3g63370, chloroplastic isoform X1, yielding MRLRYYVMAAPIPSFYLNCHPVLKKIHQNPPLKISKFPLKPVETPSLREICKRGSVNEAFQSLTDLFANQSPSQFSLDEAYSSVLELCGSKKALSEGQQVHAHMITSNALFNSVFLSTRLVFMYGKCGCLVDAEKVFDGMPHKTIFTWNAMIGAYVTNGEPLGSLELYREMRVSGIPLDACTFPCILKACGLLKDRRCGAEVHGLAIKEGYVSIVFVANSIVGMYTKCNDLNGARQLFDRMPEKEDVVSWNSMISAYSSNGQSIEALRLFGEMQKASLAPNTYTFVAALQACEDSSFIKQGMFIHATVLKSSYYINVFVANALIAMYARFGKMGEAANIFYNMDDWDTISWNSMLSGFVQNGLYHEALQFYHEMRDAGQKPDLVAVISIIAASARSGNTLHGMQIHAYAMKNGLDSDLQVGNSLVDMYAKFCSMKYMDCIFDKMPDKDVVSWTTIIAGHAQNGSHSRALELFREVQLEGIDLDVMMISSILLACSGLKLISSLKEIHSYIIRKGLSDLVLQNGIVDVYGECGNVDYAARMFELIEFKDVVSWTSMISCYVHNGLANEALELFHLMKETGVEPDSISLVSILSAAASLSALKKGKEIHGFLIRKGFVLEGSLASTLVDMYARCGTLEKSRNVFNCIRNKDLVLWTSMINAYGMHGCGRAAIDLFRRMEDESIAPDHIAFLAVLYACSHSGLMNEGRRFLESMKYEYQLEPWPEHYACLVDLLGRANHLEEAYQFVKGMEVEPTAEVWCALLGACQIHSNKELGEIAAQKLLEMDPENPGNYVLVSNVYAAERRWKDVEEVRMRMKASGLKKNPGCSWIEVGNKVHTFMARDKSHPQSYEIYSKLSQITEKLAKEGGYVAQTKFVLHNAKEEEKVQMLYGHSERLAIAYGMLTTPEGASLRITKNLRVCGDCHNFCKLISKFFERELVMRDANRFHHFKGGVCSCGDVW
- the LOC117917573 gene encoding pentatricopeptide repeat-containing protein At3g63370, chloroplastic isoform X2, which translates into the protein MRLRYYVMAAPIPSFYLNCHPVLKKIHQNPPLKISKFPLKPVETPSLREICKRGSVNEAFQSLTDLFANQSPSQFSLDEAYSSVLELCGSKKALSEGQQVHAHMITSNALFNSVFLSTRLVFMYGKCGCLVDAEKVFDGMPHKTIFTWNAMIGAYVTNGEPLGSLELYREMRVSGIPLDACTFPCILKACGLLKDRRCGAEVHGLAIKEGYVSIVFVANSIVGMYTKCNDLNGARQLFDRMPEKEDVVSWNSMISAYSSNGQSIEALRLFGEMQKASLAPNTYTFVAALQACEDSSFIKQGMFIHATVLKSSYYINVFVANALIAMYARFGKMGEAANIFYNMDDWDTISWNSMLSGFVQNGLYHEALQFYHEMRDAGQKPDLVAVISIIAASARSGNTLHGMQIHAYAMKNGLDSDLQNGSHSRALELFREVQLEGIDLDVMMISSILLACSGLKLISSLKEIHSYIIRKGLSDLVLQNGIVDVYGECGNVDYAARMFELIEFKDVVSWTSMISCYVHNGLANEALELFHLMKETGVEPDSISLVSILSAAASLSALKKGKEIHGFLIRKGFVLEGSLASTLVDMYARCGTLEKSRNVFNCIRNKDLVLWTSMINAYGMHGCGRAAIDLFRRMEDESIAPDHIAFLAVLYACSHSGLMNEGRRFLESMKYEYQLEPWPEHYACLVDLLGRANHLEEAYQFVKGMEVEPTAEVWCALLGACQIHSNKELGEIAAQKLLEMDPENPGNYVLVSNVYAAERRWKDVEEVRMRMKASGLKKNPGCSWIEVGNKVHTFMARDKSHPQSYEIYSKLSQITEKLAKEGGYVAQTKFVLHNAKEEEKVQMLYGHSERLAIAYGMLTTPEGASLRITKNLRVCGDCHNFCKLISKFFERELVMRDANRFHHFKGGVCSCGDVW